One Amycolatopsis sp. NBC_00355 genomic window carries:
- a CDS encoding STAS domain-containing protein gives MTTDATRPRQRSSGQGWSLAEHAAGDVTVYVLRGEFDLAVSAKLADLLPADPGLGKVVLDMTEVEYCDSSCLQILLRLGTRLRDAGGRLAVATTVPAVVRPIELLGLGEVMPLHPTVAAARASWGDDA, from the coding sequence ATGACCACCGACGCGACGCGGCCCCGGCAGCGCTCTTCGGGGCAAGGCTGGTCGTTGGCCGAGCACGCCGCCGGGGATGTGACCGTCTACGTCCTGCGCGGCGAGTTCGACCTGGCCGTATCGGCGAAACTCGCGGACCTGCTGCCGGCAGACCCCGGCCTGGGGAAGGTCGTGCTGGACATGACCGAGGTCGAGTACTGCGACTCCAGCTGCCTGCAGATCCTGCTGCGGCTGGGCACCCGGCTGCGCGACGCGGGCGGCCGGCTCGCCGTCGCGACCACCGTTCCCGCCGTCGTCCGGCCGATCGAGCTGCTGGGGCTCGGCGAGGTCATGCCGCTGCACCCGACCGTCGCCGCGGCGCGCGCTTCCTGGGGTGATGACGCATGA
- a CDS encoding ATP-binding protein, whose product MNLRFARQEITISAELSELARVRGWVRSVLGGFPASVVTTAVMVVDELASNALRHGHAPYHVRLLPGVAKVRIEVDDGSAETARRRAPSDQGGRGLLLVERCAAAWGQLRRPAGKTLWAELATEPGAHG is encoded by the coding sequence GTGAACCTGCGTTTTGCCAGGCAAGAGATCACCATCTCCGCCGAGCTCTCCGAGCTGGCGAGGGTCCGCGGCTGGGTCCGGTCCGTCCTCGGCGGCTTCCCGGCGAGCGTGGTCACCACCGCCGTCATGGTGGTGGACGAACTGGCCTCGAACGCCCTGCGCCACGGCCACGCGCCCTACCACGTGCGCCTGCTGCCCGGCGTGGCCAAGGTGCGGATCGAGGTCGACGACGGCAGCGCCGAGACGGCCCGCCGCCGGGCGCCGTCCGATCAGGGCGGCCGCGGGCTGCTGCTGGTCGAACGCTGCGCGGCGGCGTGGGGCCAGCTCCGCCGTCCGGCCGGCAAGACCCTGTGGGCCGAGCTGGCGACCGAGCCGGGCGCCCATGGCTGA
- a CDS encoding PP2C family protein-serine/threonine phosphatase, translated as MAERVHTAPAAPLIGDRGWDAAPTAALVADGSGILRAVNAAARRLFPDAGPGHPLTGTTAQWLVEAHELRPGEVARGAVGERFFAAHPVPHDGTVLWWLIDETDLRAARDALAREQERTAFLSEASAALLGSLNLERCMEVAARLAAEHLADAVLVLAPRTSGTFPAVSCVRGGEPARRRLEIDPDELPGLGEALQGFPPVPSRWLAPDNAPDWVLPDGFGPVGSIVVTPLPGHGVPAGALVLLRRGDLKSFTEQEELFARLFAARAGAAMSAARVFALQAAITDTLMRELLPPDLEQLGGVEFAGRYRPALDGERIGGDFYDVHATGTAEGEEALAVLGDVCGKGLDAAVLTGKIRTTLRALLPMADDHHRLLGLLNRTLADRHDARYVTLVLASAKREGNAVRLRVTCAGHPPPLIVRADGRVEEAETHGSLIGFLPEIESQSADVTLNPGETCLLFTDGIVEAKGGPLGDARFGEDRLRQELTECANMPADAVVERIHMLAAQWIGRGDHDDMAVLAITAPRGQHLAAVGGHSRGRYTA; from the coding sequence ATGGCTGAGCGCGTCCACACCGCCCCCGCGGCTCCGCTCATCGGAGACCGGGGCTGGGACGCCGCACCCACGGCCGCGCTCGTCGCCGACGGCTCGGGAATCCTCCGGGCCGTGAACGCAGCCGCCCGCCGGCTCTTCCCGGACGCCGGCCCCGGTCACCCGCTGACCGGCACGACCGCGCAGTGGCTGGTCGAGGCGCACGAGCTGCGCCCCGGCGAGGTGGCCCGCGGCGCGGTCGGCGAGCGGTTCTTCGCCGCGCACCCCGTCCCGCACGACGGCACCGTGCTCTGGTGGCTGATCGACGAGACCGACCTCCGCGCCGCCCGGGACGCACTGGCCCGCGAACAGGAGCGGACGGCGTTCCTCAGCGAAGCCTCCGCCGCGCTGCTCGGCTCGCTCAACCTGGAACGCTGCATGGAGGTCGCCGCCCGGCTCGCCGCGGAGCACTTGGCCGACGCCGTGCTGGTGCTGGCGCCCAGGACCAGCGGGACCTTTCCCGCGGTCAGCTGCGTTCGCGGCGGCGAGCCGGCCCGCCGACGGCTGGAGATCGACCCGGACGAGCTGCCCGGGCTGGGGGAAGCCCTGCAGGGCTTCCCGCCGGTCCCTTCGCGCTGGCTCGCCCCGGACAACGCGCCGGACTGGGTGCTGCCGGACGGGTTCGGGCCGGTCGGCTCGATCGTCGTGACGCCGCTGCCCGGCCACGGTGTCCCCGCCGGCGCGCTGGTGCTGCTGCGCCGCGGCGACCTGAAGTCGTTCACCGAACAGGAAGAGCTCTTCGCCCGGCTCTTCGCGGCCCGGGCGGGCGCGGCGATGTCCGCGGCGCGGGTGTTCGCGCTGCAGGCCGCCATCACCGACACGCTGATGCGTGAGCTGCTCCCACCGGATCTCGAGCAGCTCGGCGGGGTCGAGTTCGCCGGACGGTACCGCCCGGCGCTCGACGGCGAGCGGATCGGCGGCGACTTCTACGACGTCCACGCGACGGGTACGGCCGAGGGCGAAGAGGCGCTGGCCGTGCTCGGCGACGTCTGCGGCAAGGGCCTCGACGCCGCCGTTCTCACCGGCAAGATCCGCACGACGCTGCGGGCGCTGCTGCCGATGGCGGACGATCACCACCGGCTGCTCGGCCTGCTGAACCGCACGCTCGCCGACCGCCACGACGCCCGCTACGTCACCCTGGTGCTGGCCTCCGCGAAGCGCGAAGGCAACGCCGTCCGGCTGCGTGTCACCTGCGCCGGGCACCCGCCGCCCCTGATCGTCCGGGCGGACGGCCGGGTCGAGGAAGCCGAAACCCACGGCAGCCTGATCGGCTTCCTGCCCGAGATCGAGTCGCAGAGCGCCGACGTCACGCTCAACCCCGGCGAAACCTGCCTGTTGTTCACCGACGGCATCGTCGAGGCCAAGGGCGGCCCGCTCGGGGACGCCCGGTTCGGGGAAGACCGGCTCCGGCAGGAGCTCACCGAGTGCGCGAACATGCCGGCCGACGCGGTCGTCGAACGGATCCACATGCTGGCCGCGCAGTGGATCGGGCGCGGCGACCACGACGACATGGCGGTCCTCGCGATCACCGCCCCGCGCGGGCAGCACCTCGCCGCGGTCGGCGGGCACAGCCGCGGGAGGTACACCGCGTGA
- a CDS encoding cobalamin B12-binding domain-containing protein encodes MSVPTRTGPAGVAEHADLLWEAVTTGDEYAAGDVVVRALDQGLDPESVLLDVIGAVQRKVGREWAANRLSVAQEHVATAINDRVIATFGHVLPRPEPRLGRVTVACVDGEWHAMPARLLAEVLRLRGFHVDYLGAQVPAPHLVAHLHRTGPDAVALSSSIATRLPTAHATITACQAAATPVIAGGAAFGPDGRYARLLGAEAWAPDARTAADRLTEPLPRPQIGHQPFDDLPHLADQEYTLVTRSSGNLVKAVLAGLEGRIPAMRSYTDLQRRHTAEDIAHIVDFLATALYVGDSDLLTGFLTWTADILTARGVPAVSLVPALDLLEAELRDFPRATGLLGTARTHLADRAAGSELSA; translated from the coding sequence GTGAGTGTCCCGACCCGCACCGGTCCGGCCGGGGTCGCCGAGCACGCCGACCTGTTGTGGGAAGCCGTCACCACGGGCGACGAGTACGCCGCGGGCGACGTCGTGGTCCGGGCGCTGGACCAAGGCCTGGACCCCGAGAGCGTGCTGCTCGACGTGATCGGCGCGGTGCAGCGGAAGGTCGGCCGGGAGTGGGCGGCCAACCGGCTGAGTGTCGCGCAGGAGCACGTGGCGACGGCGATCAACGATCGCGTCATCGCCACCTTCGGTCACGTCCTGCCCCGGCCGGAACCGCGCCTCGGCCGCGTCACGGTCGCCTGCGTCGACGGCGAATGGCACGCGATGCCCGCCCGGCTGCTCGCCGAGGTCCTGCGGCTGCGTGGGTTCCACGTCGACTACCTGGGCGCGCAGGTCCCGGCGCCGCACCTGGTCGCCCACCTGCACCGCACCGGGCCCGACGCGGTCGCCCTGTCCAGCTCCATCGCCACCCGGCTGCCGACCGCGCACGCGACGATCACGGCGTGCCAGGCGGCGGCGACCCCGGTGATCGCCGGTGGTGCCGCGTTCGGGCCGGACGGCCGGTACGCGCGGCTGCTCGGCGCCGAGGCATGGGCCCCGGACGCGCGCACGGCCGCCGACCGGCTGACCGAACCACTCCCCCGGCCGCAGATCGGGCACCAGCCGTTCGACGATCTGCCGCACCTGGCCGACCAGGAGTACACCCTGGTCACGCGCAGCTCGGGCAACCTCGTGAAGGCGGTGCTCGCCGGGCTGGAGGGGCGGATCCCGGCGATGCGGTCCTACACCGACCTGCAGCGCCGGCACACGGCCGAGGACATCGCGCACATCGTCGACTTCCTCGCGACCGCCCTCTACGTCGGCGACAGCGACCTGCTGACCGGGTTCCTGACCTGGACGGCCGACATCCTCACCGCACGTGGTGTCCCGGCCGTCTCGCTGGTGCCCGCGCTCGACCTGCTCGAGGCGGAGCTGCGCGACTTCCCCCGGGCCACCGGGCTGCTCGGCACCGCCCGCACGCACTTGGCGGACCGGGCCGCCGGATCGGAGCTGTCCGCATGA
- a CDS encoding STAS domain-containing protein — MSTSLTCTWTSPEPGTAHVVIVGELEFATATLLSRLIADRLAGAPDVRDVRLDCGGIAFCDSSGLSALLRAHTAVTGAGRRFHLDNRRPALDRLLALTGTFAHLTGEAPISRARADS, encoded by the coding sequence ATGAGTACCTCGCTGACCTGCACTTGGACGTCACCGGAGCCGGGCACAGCCCACGTCGTGATCGTCGGCGAGCTGGAGTTCGCGACGGCCACGCTGCTGTCCCGGCTGATCGCCGACCGGCTGGCGGGCGCGCCCGACGTCCGGGACGTGCGGCTCGACTGCGGGGGAATCGCGTTCTGCGACTCTTCCGGCCTCTCGGCGCTGCTGCGGGCGCACACCGCCGTCACCGGCGCGGGCCGCCGGTTCCACCTGGACAACCGCCGGCCCGCCCTCGACCGGCTGCTCGCGCTCACCGGGACCTTCGCGCACCTGACCGGCGAAGCCCCGATCTCCCGCGCTCGCGCCGACTCCTAG
- a CDS encoding MBL fold metallo-hydrolase → MKIHHLNCGSVRQIEAPGLPAAPAVNHCLLVETERDGLVLVETGLGLDDVREPETTLGADWVAMAQPALAEDETAIRQVARLGFDPADVRHVVVTHLDVDHCGGLPDFPGARVHVLRAELDAAVAEAPSFRYRPAHWAHGPQWAAYDVPAGDDWFGFASVPLTGLPPEIRLVPLGGHTAGHAGVAVHDGARWLLHCGDAYYYHRELDVTPEPHPILDVVQTRSEVHHDLRLGTQARLRELVRGHGDDVTIFSAHDPWELAGLRG, encoded by the coding sequence ATGAAGATCCACCACCTCAACTGCGGGTCCGTGCGGCAGATCGAAGCCCCCGGACTCCCGGCCGCCCCGGCCGTCAACCACTGCCTGCTCGTCGAGACCGAGCGCGACGGCCTCGTCCTGGTCGAAACCGGCCTCGGCCTCGACGACGTCCGCGAGCCCGAGACCACCCTGGGCGCCGACTGGGTCGCCATGGCCCAGCCCGCCCTCGCCGAAGACGAGACGGCGATCCGGCAGGTCGCGCGGCTCGGGTTCGACCCGGCCGACGTGCGGCACGTCGTCGTCACCCACCTCGACGTCGACCACTGCGGCGGCCTGCCCGACTTCCCCGGCGCCCGGGTGCACGTGCTCCGCGCGGAGCTCGACGCCGCGGTCGCCGAAGCCCCGAGTTTCCGGTACCGGCCCGCGCACTGGGCGCACGGCCCGCAATGGGCGGCCTACGACGTCCCGGCGGGCGACGACTGGTTCGGGTTCGCGTCGGTGCCGCTCACCGGCCTGCCGCCGGAGATCCGGCTGGTGCCGCTCGGCGGGCACACCGCGGGTCACGCCGGGGTCGCCGTGCACGACGGCGCCCGCTGGCTGCTGCACTGCGGCGACGCCTACTACTACCACCGCGAACTCGACGTCACGCCGGAGCCGCACCCCATCCTCGACGTCGTCCAGACCCGCTCCGAAGTCCACCACGACCTGCGGCTCGGCACGCAGGCGCGGCTACGGGAACTGGTACGAGGACACGGCGACGACGTCACGATCTTCAGTGCCCACGACCCGTGGGAGCTGGCCGGGCTGCGGGGCTAG
- a CDS encoding MerR family transcriptional regulator has translation MTEALLDIAEVAERAGLAPSALRFYEKRGLVEPAGRNGLRRTYHPDVLRRLDLVACARGAGFTIAEIARFLVATPGDEALRERMASKADELDGAIDRLTRMRDSLRHAAHCDHVPLVDCPDFKVTIG, from the coding sequence ATGACCGAAGCCCTGCTCGACATCGCCGAGGTCGCCGAACGCGCCGGGCTGGCGCCGTCGGCCCTGCGGTTCTACGAGAAGCGCGGCCTGGTCGAGCCGGCCGGCCGCAACGGCCTGCGGCGCACCTACCACCCCGACGTCCTGCGGCGCCTCGACCTCGTCGCCTGCGCCCGCGGAGCCGGGTTCACGATCGCCGAGATCGCCCGCTTCCTGGTCGCTACCCCCGGCGACGAGGCCCTGCGCGAGCGCATGGCCTCGAAGGCGGACGAACTCGACGGCGCGATCGACCGCCTGACCCGGATGCGCGACAGCCTCCGCCACGCCGCGCACTGCGACCACGTGCCGCTGGTCGACTGCCCCGACTTCAAGGTGACGATCGGCTGA
- a CDS encoding carboxylesterase/lipase family protein: MTAVAPRPEVRTPAGTLRGSGEAGLAVFRGIPFAEPPVGALRFAAPQPVRAWDGVREAVSYGPPPPQAGAFGMDELAKDAPGEDWLTVNVWSPEPGPAAGLPVMVWIQGGAYGIGTSGLPEYDGARLARDGGVVVVTFNYRVGVEGFAQLDGAPANRGLLDQVAALRWVHDTIRAFGGDPGRVTVFGESAGGGSVAALLAMPRAAGLFRRAIAQSVPGTFFSPELAADIGAAFAAELGLRPTVADLSDVDPALLAAAGDAVTEGIGGRAHDWGQAAHRSIPFAPVVDGDVLPGTPWQALAGRDVELVVGHTRDEQRLFTVIEGILGQVTPEQAATALEVFAPGPDGARRYRDGFPDAGPDELYELVHSDWLFRMPSLHLAEAHVAAGGRAHLYELTWPAPGMGGAFGACHGLDVPLVFGNLDRGGPAALIGQDTAEAAELSARMRAAWTAFATCGDPGWPAYDTARRLTQLFDTTPAVAAYPEEVSRRIWQDHSFPALPLLNR; this comes from the coding sequence ATGACCGCAGTCGCGCCCCGCCCCGAAGTCCGCACCCCGGCCGGAACCCTGCGCGGCAGCGGGGAAGCGGGTCTCGCGGTCTTCCGGGGCATCCCGTTCGCCGAGCCGCCGGTCGGCGCCCTGCGGTTCGCCGCACCACAACCGGTGCGGGCCTGGGACGGGGTGCGGGAGGCCGTCTCGTACGGCCCGCCGCCCCCGCAGGCCGGGGCGTTCGGCATGGACGAGCTCGCGAAGGACGCGCCGGGCGAAGACTGGCTGACGGTCAACGTCTGGTCGCCCGAACCCGGTCCCGCCGCCGGGTTGCCGGTCATGGTGTGGATCCAGGGCGGTGCCTACGGGATCGGCACGTCCGGCCTCCCCGAGTACGACGGCGCCCGCCTCGCGCGCGACGGCGGGGTCGTCGTGGTGACCTTCAACTACCGCGTGGGTGTCGAGGGTTTCGCGCAGCTCGACGGGGCGCCGGCCAACCGTGGCCTGCTCGACCAGGTCGCCGCGCTGCGGTGGGTGCACGACACCATTCGCGCCTTCGGCGGCGATCCCGGCCGGGTCACGGTCTTCGGCGAGTCGGCGGGCGGTGGCTCGGTCGCCGCCCTGCTGGCGATGCCGCGGGCGGCCGGGCTCTTCCGGCGGGCCATCGCGCAGAGCGTGCCGGGCACGTTCTTCTCCCCGGAGCTCGCCGCCGACATCGGCGCCGCCTTCGCCGCCGAGCTGGGGCTGCGTCCCACGGTGGCCGACCTGTCCGACGTGGACCCGGCCCTGCTCGCCGCCGCCGGTGACGCGGTCACCGAGGGGATCGGCGGGCGCGCGCACGACTGGGGCCAGGCCGCGCACCGGTCGATCCCGTTCGCGCCCGTCGTCGACGGCGATGTCCTGCCGGGCACGCCGTGGCAGGCTCTCGCCGGCCGGGACGTAGAACTCGTCGTCGGCCACACCCGCGACGAACAGCGGCTGTTCACCGTGATCGAGGGCATCCTCGGCCAGGTGACGCCGGAGCAGGCGGCGACCGCCCTGGAGGTGTTCGCCCCCGGCCCGGACGGAGCGCGCCGGTACCGCGACGGCTTCCCGGACGCGGGGCCGGACGAGCTGTACGAGCTGGTCCACTCGGACTGGCTGTTCCGGATGCCCAGCCTGCACCTCGCCGAGGCGCACGTCGCGGCCGGCGGTCGCGCCCACCTCTACGAGCTGACCTGGCCCGCGCCGGGGATGGGCGGCGCGTTCGGCGCCTGCCACGGCCTCGACGTGCCCCTGGTCTTCGGCAACCTGGACCGGGGCGGGCCCGCCGCGTTGATCGGCCAGGACACCGCCGAAGCGGCGGAGCTCTCGGCCCGGATGCGCGCGGCGTGGACGGCGTTCGCCACCTGCGGCGACCCCGGCTGGCCCGCGTACGACACCGCCCGGCGCCTCACGCAGCTGTTCGACACCACACCGGCGGTCGCCGCCTACCCGGAGGAGGTTTCCCGCCGGATCTGGCAGGACCACAGCTTTCCCGCACTGCCCCTGCTGAACCGGTGA
- a CDS encoding MMPL family transporter: MNETAPRRLRWLIPALLVIAWLAIGGFGGPFAGKLSEVAKNDNAAFLPASAEATEVSDEQKAFTSRQVLPATVVAERTSGLTGEDRRFLEAKAQQLGTVPGVVGPLGKPQNAPRDDQAVQLAVPILADGNPADDVKEVRAQLTGAPDGLTVLVTGPAGQVADLVTAFGGIDGILLLVAGGVVALILIVVYRSPLLPFLVLLSAVFALGLASLVVYLLAKNDVLALNGQSQGILSILVFGAATDYALLTVARFREQLRDTPSRFDALRIAWRATLEPIAASAGTVVLGVLCLLFSDLNSNKGLGPVAAIGIGAALLASTTFLPAVLALCGRGAFWPFKPALGSPHPETAGIWGRVAGLVGKRPRAVWVVTALVLGIGVAFLPQLKASGTAQSDVFLTQVESGTGQDVLGRHFPGGLGAPAITIADAGALPAVLAASEVDGVAQSLPLPGPDGKPKVVGGRVQILSVLNDPADSEAAVATVGRLRDAVHAVPGAAAKVGGPTAIQLDTQQTSVHDRELIIPIVLLVIFLVLALLLRSLLAPLLLIATVVLSFAATMGVSALVFNHLFGFPGADPVVPLFGFVFLVALGIDYNIFLMTRVREEALTRGTRAGTLRGLSLTGGVITSAGVVLAATFSALAVIPILFLAQIAFIVAFGVLLDTFLVRSLLVPALTVDVGRRIWWPSKLARKADQP; the protein is encoded by the coding sequence ATGAACGAGACCGCTCCACGCCGTCTTCGCTGGCTGATCCCGGCCCTCCTGGTGATCGCCTGGCTCGCGATCGGCGGGTTCGGCGGGCCGTTCGCCGGGAAGCTCAGCGAAGTCGCGAAGAACGACAACGCCGCCTTCCTGCCCGCCTCGGCCGAGGCCACCGAAGTGTCCGACGAGCAGAAGGCGTTCACCTCGCGCCAGGTGCTGCCCGCCACCGTCGTCGCCGAACGCACGAGCGGCCTGACCGGCGAAGACCGCCGGTTCCTCGAGGCCAAGGCCCAGCAGCTGGGCACCGTCCCCGGTGTCGTCGGGCCGCTGGGGAAGCCCCAGAACGCGCCGCGCGACGACCAGGCCGTGCAGCTGGCCGTGCCGATCCTCGCCGACGGCAACCCCGCCGACGACGTCAAGGAGGTCCGCGCTCAGCTCACGGGCGCGCCGGACGGCCTGACCGTGCTGGTCACCGGCCCGGCCGGGCAGGTCGCGGACCTGGTCACGGCGTTCGGCGGGATCGACGGCATCCTGCTGCTCGTCGCCGGCGGTGTGGTCGCCTTGATCCTCATCGTCGTCTACCGCAGCCCGCTGCTGCCGTTCCTGGTGCTGCTCTCGGCGGTGTTCGCGCTCGGGCTCGCGAGCCTCGTGGTCTACCTGCTGGCGAAGAACGACGTCCTCGCGCTCAACGGCCAGAGCCAGGGCATCCTCTCGATCCTCGTGTTCGGCGCGGCGACCGACTACGCCCTGCTGACCGTCGCGCGCTTCCGCGAGCAGCTGCGCGACACGCCGAGCCGGTTCGACGCGCTGCGGATCGCCTGGCGCGCCACGCTCGAACCGATCGCCGCGTCGGCGGGCACCGTCGTGCTCGGCGTGCTGTGCCTGCTGTTCAGCGACCTGAACTCCAACAAGGGGCTCGGTCCGGTCGCGGCGATCGGCATCGGCGCCGCGCTGCTGGCGTCGACCACGTTCCTGCCCGCCGTGCTCGCGCTCTGCGGCCGCGGCGCGTTCTGGCCGTTCAAGCCCGCGCTCGGCTCGCCGCACCCGGAGACCGCCGGGATCTGGGGCCGGGTGGCCGGCCTGGTCGGCAAGCGGCCGCGCGCGGTGTGGGTGGTGACGGCGCTCGTGCTCGGCATCGGCGTCGCGTTCCTGCCGCAGCTCAAGGCGTCCGGCACCGCCCAGTCGGACGTCTTCCTCACCCAGGTCGAGTCCGGCACCGGGCAGGACGTCCTCGGCCGGCACTTCCCCGGCGGCCTCGGCGCGCCCGCGATCACCATCGCCGACGCCGGCGCGCTGCCCGCCGTGCTCGCGGCGTCCGAAGTGGACGGTGTGGCGCAGTCGCTGCCGTTGCCCGGCCCCGACGGGAAACCCAAGGTCGTCGGCGGCCGGGTGCAGATCCTGTCCGTGCTGAACGACCCGGCGGACTCCGAAGCCGCGGTCGCGACCGTCGGCCGGCTGCGCGACGCCGTGCACGCGGTACCCGGCGCCGCCGCGAAGGTCGGCGGCCCGACGGCGATCCAGCTCGACACGCAGCAGACGTCGGTGCACGACCGCGAGCTGATCATCCCGATCGTGCTGCTGGTGATCTTCCTCGTGCTGGCCCTGCTGCTGCGCTCCCTGCTCGCGCCGTTGCTGCTGATCGCGACGGTGGTCCTGTCGTTCGCCGCGACGATGGGCGTGTCGGCGCTGGTGTTCAACCACCTCTTCGGCTTCCCGGGGGCGGACCCGGTGGTGCCGTTGTTCGGGTTCGTGTTCCTGGTGGCGCTGGGGATCGACTACAACATCTTCCTGATGACACGCGTCCGCGAAGAGGCACTGACCCGGGGCACCCGCGCCGGCACCTTACGCGGGTTGTCGCTGACCGGCGGCGTGATCACGTCGGCGGGCGTCGTCCTGGCGGCGACGTTCTCGGCGCTGGCGGTGATCCCGATCCTGTTCCTCGCCCAGATCGCGTTCATCGTCGCGTTCGGCGTCCTGCTGGACACGTTCCTGGTGCGCTCGCTGCTGGTCCCGGCCCTCACCGTGGACGTCGGCCGCCGGATCTGGTGGCCGTCGAAGCTGGCGCGGAAAGCCGATCAGCCGTAG
- a CDS encoding MarR family winged helix-turn-helix transcriptional regulator → MTVSTAPEPDLSTWPTGRLLAVAARLVEQRWVAVLDGLGLTHAGLIALHTLREGPLPQRALARRCQVTDQTMSRTLDRLAKAGFVTRTPDPADARRHLARLTSPGRAVHEQAVRAEREDPALLGGLGDDDAFRARLLSLIGGLSAGGSDHPGLGN, encoded by the coding sequence GTGACGGTGAGCACAGCCCCCGAACCGGACCTGAGCACGTGGCCGACCGGCCGCCTGCTGGCTGTCGCCGCGCGGCTGGTCGAGCAGCGCTGGGTCGCCGTGCTCGACGGCCTGGGCCTCACCCACGCGGGGCTGATCGCGCTGCACACCCTGCGCGAGGGGCCGCTCCCCCAGCGAGCCCTGGCCCGGCGCTGCCAGGTGACCGACCAGACGATGAGCCGCACCCTCGACCGGCTCGCCAAGGCCGGCTTCGTCACGCGCACACCGGACCCGGCCGACGCCCGCCGCCACCTCGCGCGGCTGACCTCGCCCGGGCGCGCCGTCCACGAACAGGCCGTGCGCGCCGAACGCGAAGACCCCGCCCTGCTCGGCGGCCTCGGGGACGACGACGCGTTCCGCGCGCGGCTGCTCTCTTTGATCGGCGGTCTGTCGGCGGGGGGTTCAGATCACCCGGGGCTGGGTAACTGA
- a CDS encoding DUF4360 domain-containing protein yields the protein MLGMSVVAVTILSLLAAPADSSVNPVPTEKITLDIKTINGSGCPAGTATASADVASDNTSFSVRYSNFTAKAGGGAPALDARKNCQINVLVHVPQGFTYAIAEAEYRGFAHIESGASALEQANYYFAGTSPTARVRHTFPGPFHGQWRATDTTDVAALVFAPCGEDRNLNINAELRADAGTSSGASFIEMDSEHASVDTVYHFAWKNC from the coding sequence ATGCTCGGTATGTCGGTCGTCGCCGTAACGATTCTGTCCCTGCTCGCCGCACCCGCCGATTCGTCGGTGAACCCGGTGCCGACCGAAAAGATCACGCTCGACATCAAGACCATCAACGGTTCGGGCTGCCCGGCCGGCACGGCCACCGCGTCGGCGGACGTCGCCTCCGACAACACGTCCTTCTCGGTGCGCTACTCGAACTTCACGGCCAAGGCCGGCGGTGGCGCTCCTGCTCTCGACGCCCGGAAGAACTGCCAGATCAACGTGCTCGTCCATGTGCCGCAAGGATTCACGTACGCGATCGCGGAGGCGGAGTACCGCGGGTTCGCGCACATCGAGAGCGGGGCGAGCGCGCTGGAGCAGGCGAACTACTACTTCGCCGGGACGTCGCCGACCGCGCGGGTGCGCCACACCTTCCCCGGCCCGTTCCACGGCCAGTGGCGCGCGACGGACACCACCGACGTCGCCGCGCTGGTGTTCGCGCCGTGCGGTGAGGACCGCAACCTCAACATCAACGCGGAACTGCGGGCGGACGCCGGAACGTCCTCGGGGGCCAGTTTCATCGAAATGGATTCCGAGCACGCGAGCGTCGACACGGTTTACCACTTCGCGTGGAAGAACTGCTGA
- a CDS encoding spermidine synthase: MTAIHEPLGSGLTRVWEVEDVVFRARTAYQEVLIGRTAQGVSLFCDNERQSTEASQLLYHEALMVPALLLADEVRRVLVIGSSEGVACELALAAGAEVVDHVDIDEQAVRACAEHLPYGYTTAALADAERGAGPVRLSYEDGWAFLAAAEERGDTYDVVVIDLPDENTDPDAQHNRLYGTDFLSRCARLLAPGGVVTCQAGCPTLWRNETLVASWRRFREVFGTVLYFGSDEHEWAFLSGRADRVGEPGALVARRFGERASTAVTLDAETLLAGATPPYSLRRNTGPVQ; this comes from the coding sequence ATGACCGCGATCCACGAACCGCTCGGCTCCGGCCTGACCCGCGTCTGGGAGGTCGAAGACGTCGTGTTCCGCGCGCGCACGGCCTACCAGGAGGTGCTGATCGGGCGCACCGCGCAGGGCGTTTCGCTGTTCTGCGACAACGAGCGCCAGAGCACCGAAGCGAGCCAGCTCCTCTACCACGAGGCGCTGATGGTGCCCGCGCTCCTGCTCGCCGACGAGGTGCGCCGGGTGCTCGTGATCGGCTCCAGCGAAGGTGTCGCCTGCGAGCTGGCGCTGGCCGCCGGCGCCGAGGTCGTCGACCACGTCGACATCGACGAGCAGGCCGTCCGCGCCTGCGCCGAGCACCTGCCCTACGGCTACACGACGGCCGCCCTCGCCGACGCCGAACGCGGAGCCGGGCCGGTCCGGCTGTCCTATGAGGACGGCTGGGCGTTCCTGGCCGCCGCGGAAGAGCGTGGTGACACCTACGACGTCGTCGTGATCGACCTGCCGGACGAGAACACCGACCCGGACGCGCAGCACAACCGCTTGTACGGCACGGACTTCCTCAGCCGCTGCGCGCGGCTGCTGGCGCCCGGCGGGGTGGTGACCTGCCAGGCGGGCTGCCCGACGCTGTGGCGCAACGAGACGCTGGTCGCGTCGTGGCGGCGGTTCCGCGAGGTGTTCGGGACCGTGCTGTACTTCGGCTCCGACGAGCACGAGTGGGCCTTCCTGTCCGGGCGGGCGGACCGCGTCGGCGAGCCGGGGGCGCTGGTGGCCCGGCGGTTCGGCGAGCGGGCGAGCACGGCCGTGACACTCGACGCCGAAACGTTGCTCGCGGGCGCGACGCCCCCGTATTCGCTCCGGCGGAATACTGGTCCAGTCCAGTAG